A genomic region of Nymphaea colorata isolate Beijing-Zhang1983 chromosome 2, ASM883128v2, whole genome shotgun sequence contains the following coding sequences:
- the LOC116249157 gene encoding disease resistance protein TAO1-like: MKGSSSSRYSNGSDYEVDEAAPSSSSPPPVREDGFQYDVFLSFRGPDARKGFTSHLYRALQHKSIHTFIDSEELEKGQRVEELFGYVERSKIFVPIFSKGYADSEWCLKEIAKMVECKRLIIPVFFDVEPRDVRHQSGPFAHAFTRYLENGMTNKEEARKWSDALTAAGKVVGDEATEIKKIVTRILTEVNRAPLFIGDTHPIGLDSRIKELVEVLDVEAQNDVKMVGIHGMGGIGKTTLARAVYNQLFLHFDACSFISDVREAAKQSKLVSLQEQLLRDVLKDEKVKVNDTAHGTGMIMDRIKHKKVLLVLDDVDSESQLGALVGSVDHFRPGSRIIITTRDKQVLIGPPTLRVKNVYEIKELDPAQALQLFSWHAFGKEEPPAEFANLSKEVAATAAGLPLALKIFGRHFLCQKTTKQREAMLKKLKKDQHKDIHERLKISFDALDKEEKIVFLDIACFFIGQQRSFATFMWEERDLFPDLTIEVLMHKCLVNINEHTEAFEMHDHIRDMGRKIVEDESPSDPGMRSRLWKKDDLLYVLKNKTGTEKIEAIDISCLSIDSVDVDTESFVGMSRLIMLRLGNVTLGGEYGHFPSTLKWLNWNSRYLDSFPCTLPLENIVVLDFSKSCITQVWNHHGFKETKVFGQLKVLNLSSCWNLTICPDFTTMQHLEKLYFIGCKKLTELHPSVKYLKSLTHLFLTGCESLKEMPQGVWQLTSLEELYVCGCSQITALPSQLMDSKSLKRPLLGKLKVMDLNSSWNLTICPDFTCVHATSREIGFWRVHAADCYEMEVIADVSKAFDLWELDLTGCQKLEDVPGVEQLRCLKKLKLGGCRSLSNSFKKRVQEADFPDLEELTIPGSMEES, translated from the exons ATGAAAGGATCAAGTTCATCCCGATATTCCAACGGGTCGGATTatgaggttgatgaagctgcaCCTTCTTCATCGTCCCCACCACCAGTGAGGGAAGATGGTTTCCAATATGATGTGTTTCTAAGCTTTAGGGGACCGGACGCTCGCAAGGGCTTCACCAGCCATCTCTATCGAGCATTGCAACACAAGAGCATCCACACTTTCATCGACAGCGAGGAGTTGGAGAAGGGTCAGAGGGTGGAGGAGCTATTTGGGTATGTAGAGAGATCCAAAATATTTGTGCCCATCTTCTCCAAAGGTTATGCCGATTCAGAGTGGTGTTTGAAAGAGATAGCTAAGATGGTGGAGTGCAAGAGGCTCATCATACCAGTCTTCTTTGATGTTGAGCCAAGAGACGTCCGTCATCAATCTGGCCCTTTCGCACATGCATTCACAAGATATCTTGAAAATGGTATGACAAACAAGGAGGAGGCGAGGAAATGGAGTGATGCTCTGACGGCAGCTGGGAAAGTCGTAGG AGACGAGGCAACTGAgatcaaaaaaattgtgacGAGGATCTTGACTGAAGTAAACAGGGCCCCTCTATTTATTGGAGATACACATCCAATAGGTCTAGATTCTCGAATTAAAGAGTTGGTGGAGGTGCTGGATGTTGAAGCCCAGAATGATGTCAAAATGGTTGGGATCCATGGAATGGGTGGGATCGGCAAGACGACTCTTGCCAGGGCTGTCTATAACCAACTCTTTCTGCATTTTGATGCTTGTAGCTTCATTTCAGACGTTAGAGAAGCAGCAAAGCAGTCCAAACTCGTTTCCCTCCAAGAACAGCTGCTTCGTGATGTTCTCAAGGATGAAAAGGTGAAAGTAAATGACACTGCTCATGGAACTGGCATGATCATGGATCGAATTAAGCATAAGAAGGTTCTGCTAGTTCTTGACGACGTTGATAGTGAATCACAGCTCGGTGCATTGGTCGGCAGTGTGGATCATTTTCGGCCTGGGTCAAGAATCATCATTACTACTAGGGATAAGCAGGTGTTGATTGGGCCACCAACACTAAGAGTAAAAAATGTGTATGAGATTAAGGAGCTCGATCCTGCCCAAGCACTTCAGCTTTTCAGTTGGCATGCATTTGGGAAAGAGGAGCCACCCGCTGAATTTGCAAATTTATCAAAGGAAGTTGCAGCTACTGCTGCTGGGTTGCCACTAGCCCTCAAAATATTCGGTAGACATTTCTTGTGCCAGAAAACAACTAAACAACGAGAAGCCATgttgaaaaagttgaagaaagatCAACACAAAGATATCCATGAGAGGTTGAAGATAAGTTTTGATGCCCttgataaagaagaaaaaattgtatttttggACATAGCCTGCTTCTTTATTGGTCAACAAAGAAGTTTTGCTACTTTCATGTGGGAAGAACGCGACCTCTTCCCAGACCTAACAATCGAAGTCTTAATGCACAAGTGTTTAGTCAATATAAATGAACATACAGAAGCGTTTGAAATGCATGACCATATTAGAGACATGGGAAGGAAAATTGTGGAAGATGAGAGCCCTTCAGATCCAGGAATGCGCAGCAGGTTGTGGAAGAAAGATGACCTATTATATGTACTGAAAAACAAGACG GGAACAGAAAAAATTGAAGCCATCGATATCTCTTGTCTATCGATAGATTCAGTGGATGTTGACACGGAGTCCTTTGTAGGAATGTCTCGACTTATAATGCTTCGGTTGGGAAATGTGACATTGGGAGGAGAATATGGACATTTTCCTAGTACCCTCAAATGGTTGAATTGGAATTCACGGTACTTGGATTCATTTCCTTGCACCCTTCCACTTGAGAATATTGTCGTTCTCGACTTCTCAAAAAGTTGTATAACTCAAGTATGGAATCACCACGGATTTAAAGAGACCAAG GTGTTTGGCCAATTAAAAGTACTAAATCTCAGTTCATGTTGGAATCTCACCATTTGTCCAGATTTTACGACCATGCAACATCTAGAGAAGCTGTATTTTATAGGTTGTAAGAAGTTGACTGAACTTCATCCATCTGTTAAGTATCTCAAGAGCTTGACTCACTTGTTTTTGACGGGATGTGAATCATTAAAAGAAATGCCTCAAGGAGTTTGGCAATTGACATCGCTTGAAGAGCTTTATGTCTGCGGCTGCTCTCAAATTACAGCTTTGCCATCACAGTTGATGGATTCTAAGTCATTGAAGCGGCCCTTGCTTGGCAAATTAAAAGTCATGGATCTCAATTCATCTTGGAACCTTACCATCTGTCCGGATTTTACGTGCGTGCATGCCACATCTAgagaaattggattttggag AGTTCATGCAGCAGATTGCTATGAAATGGAAGTGATAGCAGATGTTTCAAAGGCATTTGATTTATGGGAATTGGACCTAACCGGCTGCCAAAAGCTTGAGGATGTTCCTGGTGTTGAGCAGTTGAGATGTTTAAAGAAGCTGAAGCTTGGAGGATGTAGAAGCCTTTCCAACTCTTTCAAAAAAAGAGTACAG GAGGCAGACTTTCCAGACTTGGAGGAGTTGACCATCCCTGGAAGCATGGAAGAATCGTGA